Proteins encoded in a region of the Bacteroidota bacterium genome:
- a CDS encoding zinc ribbon domain-containing protein, whose amino-acid sequence MPIYEYHCNHCSTEIEVFHRTMSSAGEGATCDHCGSTDLTRKFSVAGVSMGPGGSGYSTAAPDNSCSTPGGGCWGGSCGLS is encoded by the coding sequence ATGCCAATCTATGAATATCACTGCAATCATTGCAGCACCGAAATTGAAGTGTTTCACCGGACGATGTCCTCGGCTGGTGAAGGGGCAACCTGTGATCATTGCGGAAGCACCGACCTGACCCGGAAATTTTCAGTTGCCGGGGTATCAATGGGGCCGGGCGGGTCCGGCTATTCCACCGCTGCCCCCGACAATTCCTGTTCCACTCCCGGCGGAGGATGCTGGGGAGGAAGTTGCGGGTTGTCATGA